The following coding sequences lie in one Streptomyces xiamenensis genomic window:
- a CDS encoding SpoIIE family protein phosphatase yields MITARAAATFEPVGRSVATARGFVRDTLQGWGLAELIEDAVVLTSELVTNAVIHAGTAAEVRCLRDDTGVRFEIIDRHPERELPIGDVSRGRDLNSEGGRGLMLCAALASRWGVDYTTADKCVWFRLEQQTFPAGTRSAGPPLPSEALPLAENRVKVAVIQVDRADAVTSWNADAQALFGYPPEQVIGKPLADLAAWPQTPGTGTGIAEALSLSRWEGSYGLRDSEGRTVPVYACHLRVRDARGEPSTVCLIVHDRERAILQTPTRGSARTTAGPEGNERPQSDPLDALIGSPPPDDLDGLLQRTVERARDLLDGDAAFLLLATDDETELEVRASTGLPSARQRFARVPVEAGSGRYGSARMPSVHEDLSASPGAVPLLSGTGMHAVVTVPLKVEGRLTGSLGVASETPGRFSNEEALRLQFAADRIALAVESARLTELERLRRNSLSFLVEASELLAGTLDRDQTLALMAQMIVPTLATWCGVYTIPEAGSEPVLSYVLHEDEDRIDGIKDLLARVDPPDPDIRLGVRAWTAPADAAHNTALRSSLRSLAMGRLPAPRTPGPSLATASAVGGETVLLPLIARNRVIGLLALGQPADERFRQDILELAEDLSRRAALALDNARLYSERTATSQSLQRSLLPPELPEIDGVDVEVIYRAAGEGNEVGGDFYDVFPIREGAYGFAIGDVCGTGPLAAAVTGLARHALRLLAREGLGGPAVLERLNAAILDEGSRSRFLTLLYGELWPQPGGGALLKMVCAGHPLPLRLTPDGRVEAAADPQPLLGVMEDLELYEQHTTLNPGDVLLCVTDGVTERREGTRMLGDDGLAEVLSNCTGLTAGAVAARVLRAVERFASDAPSDDMAILTLRIPE; encoded by the coding sequence GTGATCACCGCGCGAGCCGCTGCCACCTTCGAGCCGGTTGGGCGCTCCGTCGCCACGGCACGCGGCTTCGTCCGGGACACACTCCAGGGCTGGGGACTGGCGGAGCTGATCGAGGACGCGGTCGTGCTGACCAGCGAGCTGGTCACCAACGCCGTCATCCACGCGGGGACCGCCGCCGAGGTCCGCTGCCTGCGCGACGACACCGGCGTCCGCTTCGAGATCATCGACCGGCACCCCGAACGCGAACTCCCGATCGGCGACGTCAGCCGGGGCCGGGACCTGAACAGCGAGGGCGGCCGCGGGCTCATGCTCTGCGCGGCCCTCGCCTCCCGCTGGGGCGTCGACTACACCACCGCCGACAAATGCGTGTGGTTCCGCCTCGAACAGCAGACCTTCCCGGCCGGCACCCGCTCCGCCGGGCCCCCGCTGCCCAGCGAGGCGCTGCCGCTGGCCGAGAACCGGGTCAAGGTCGCCGTCATCCAGGTCGACCGCGCCGACGCCGTCACCTCCTGGAACGCCGACGCCCAGGCCCTTTTCGGCTACCCGCCCGAGCAGGTCATCGGCAAGCCGCTGGCCGACCTCGCCGCCTGGCCGCAGACGCCCGGCACCGGCACCGGCATCGCCGAGGCGCTGTCCCTGTCCCGCTGGGAGGGCAGCTACGGGCTGCGCGACTCCGAGGGCCGTACGGTCCCGGTCTACGCCTGCCACCTGCGGGTCCGCGACGCCCGCGGCGAGCCCTCCACGGTCTGCCTGATCGTGCACGACCGCGAGCGCGCCATCCTGCAGACCCCCACCCGCGGCTCCGCACGGACCACCGCGGGCCCCGAGGGCAACGAGCGGCCGCAGAGCGACCCGCTGGACGCCCTCATCGGCTCTCCCCCGCCCGATGACCTGGACGGCCTCCTCCAGCGCACCGTGGAGCGCGCACGCGACCTCCTGGACGGCGACGCGGCCTTCCTGCTGCTGGCCACGGACGACGAGACCGAGCTGGAGGTACGCGCCTCCACCGGGCTGCCCTCCGCCCGCCAGCGGTTCGCCCGCGTCCCGGTGGAGGCCGGCAGCGGACGGTACGGCTCGGCCCGGATGCCGTCCGTCCACGAGGACCTGTCGGCCTCCCCCGGCGCGGTGCCCCTGCTGTCCGGCACCGGCATGCACGCCGTGGTCACCGTGCCCCTCAAGGTCGAGGGCCGGCTCACCGGCTCCCTGGGCGTCGCCTCCGAGACCCCGGGCCGGTTCTCCAACGAGGAGGCGCTGCGCCTCCAGTTCGCCGCCGACCGCATCGCGCTGGCCGTCGAATCCGCCCGCCTGACGGAGCTGGAGCGGCTGCGCCGCAATTCGCTGTCCTTCCTGGTGGAGGCGTCCGAGCTGCTGGCCGGCACCCTGGACCGCGATCAGACGCTGGCCCTGATGGCACAGATGATCGTGCCCACCCTGGCCACCTGGTGCGGCGTCTACACGATCCCGGAGGCGGGCTCCGAGCCCGTGCTGTCCTATGTGCTGCACGAGGACGAGGACCGCATCGACGGCATCAAGGACCTGCTGGCCCGCGTCGATCCCCCGGACCCCGACATCCGGCTCGGCGTCCGTGCCTGGACCGCCCCGGCCGACGCCGCCCACAACACCGCGCTGCGCAGTTCGCTGCGCAGTCTGGCCATGGGCCGGCTGCCCGCGCCCCGTACCCCGGGGCCCAGCCTGGCGACGGCCTCCGCGGTGGGCGGCGAGACGGTGCTGCTGCCGCTGATCGCCCGCAACCGGGTCATCGGGCTGCTGGCGCTGGGCCAGCCGGCCGACGAACGCTTCCGCCAGGACATTCTGGAGCTCGCCGAGGACCTCTCCCGGCGGGCCGCCCTGGCTCTGGACAACGCCCGCCTCTACAGCGAGCGCACGGCCACCAGCCAGTCCCTGCAGCGCAGTCTGCTGCCGCCGGAGCTGCCGGAGATCGACGGCGTCGACGTGGAGGTCATCTACCGCGCGGCGGGCGAGGGCAACGAGGTCGGCGGCGACTTCTACGACGTCTTCCCGATCCGCGAGGGCGCCTACGGCTTCGCCATAGGAGACGTGTGCGGCACGGGCCCGCTGGCCGCGGCGGTCACCGGTCTCGCCCGGCACGCGCTGCGGCTGCTGGCCCGTGAGGGCCTGGGCGGCCCGGCGGTCCTGGAGCGGCTCAACGCCGCCATTCTGGACGAAGGTTCCCGCTCGCGTTTCCTGACGCTGCTGTACGGCGAGCTGTGGCCGCAGCCCGGCGGCGGCGCGCTGCTGAAGATGGTGTGCGCCGGCCACCCGCTGCCGCTGCGTCTGACCCCGGACGGCCGGGTGGAGGCCGCCGCGGACCCGCAGCCGCTGCTCGGTGTGATGGAGGACCTGGAGCTGTACGAGCAGCACACCACGCTCAACCCGGGCGACGTCCTGCTGTGTGTGACGGACGGCGTCACCGAACGCCGTGAGGGCACTCGCATGTTGGGCGACGACGGCCTGGCCGAGGTGCTGAGCAACTGTACGGGGCTGACCGCCGGCGCCGTCGCGGCCCGCGTGCTGCGCGCCGTGGAACGCTTCGCCTCCGACGCCCCGTCCGACGACATGGCGATTCTGACCCTGCGCATCCCGGAGTGA
- a CDS encoding response regulator — protein MVQKAKILLVDDRPENLLALEAILSALDQTLVRASSGEEALKALLTDDFAVILLDVQMPGMDGFETAAHIKRRERTRDIPIIFLTAINHGPHHTFRGYAAGAVDYISKPFDPWVLRAKVSVFVELHMKNVQLREQAALLRRELEGGTSPADTERGPGGLLPELSARLAAVEEQAEALSKELAESGGSAAVSTAAHLERKLSGLRRALDALEPGSGDTGQADESP, from the coding sequence ATGGTGCAGAAGGCCAAGATCCTCCTGGTCGATGACCGACCCGAGAATCTGCTGGCGCTGGAGGCGATCCTCTCCGCGCTCGATCAGACACTGGTCCGGGCATCGTCAGGGGAGGAAGCGCTCAAAGCGCTGCTCACAGACGATTTCGCGGTGATCCTGCTGGACGTCCAGATGCCGGGGATGGACGGCTTCGAGACCGCCGCGCACATCAAGCGGCGGGAGCGCACCCGGGACATCCCCATCATCTTCCTCACCGCGATCAATCACGGCCCGCACCACACCTTCCGCGGCTACGCGGCGGGAGCGGTGGACTACATCTCCAAGCCCTTCGACCCGTGGGTGCTGCGGGCGAAGGTCTCGGTGTTCGTCGAGCTGCACATGAAGAACGTGCAGCTGCGGGAGCAGGCGGCGCTGCTGCGCCGCGAGCTGGAGGGCGGCACCTCGCCCGCCGACACCGAGCGCGGCCCCGGCGGTCTGCTGCCGGAGCTGTCGGCGCGGCTGGCGGCCGTCGAGGAGCAGGCGGAGGCACTGTCCAAGGAGCTGGCCGAATCGGGCGGCTCGGCGGCGGTGTCCACGGCGGCGCATCTGGAGCGGAAGCTGTCCGGGCTGCGCAGGGCGCTGGACGCCCTGGAGCCGGGGTCGGGCGACACGGGCCAGGCGGACGAGTCGCCGTAG
- a CDS encoding ribonuclease J gives MSHPHPELGRPPKLPEGGLRVTPLGGLGEIGRNMTVFEYGGRLLIVDCGVLFPEEEQPGIDLILPDFTSLRNRLDDIEGIVLTHGHEDHIGGVPYLLREKPDIPLIGSKLTLALIEAKLQEHRIRPYTLEVAEGTSERIGPFDCEFVAVNHSIPDALAVAIRTPAGMVVHTGDFKMDQLPLDGRLTDLRAFARLGEEGIDLLLSDSTNAEVPGFVSPEREISGVLRQVFARADKRIIVASFASHVHRIQQIVDAAQEHGRKIAFVGRSMVRNMGIARDLGYLRVPPGLVVDVRALDDLPDRDVVLVCTGSQGEPMAALSRMANRDHQIRIVEGDTVILASSLIPGNENAVYRVINGLTRWGANVVHKGNAKVHVSGHASAGELLYFYNICKPRNLMPVHGEWRHLRANAELGALTGVPADRIVIAEDGVVVDLVKGKAKIVGKVQAGYVYVDGLSVGGVTESSLKDRRILGDEGFISVFVVVDSSTGKIVSGPSIHARGSGIDDAAFAEVIPKIDEVLAKSAQDGVVEAHQLQQLVRRTVGKWVSDVYRRRPMIMPVVVEV, from the coding sequence TTGAGTCATCCCCATCCAGAACTCGGCCGGCCGCCGAAACTCCCGGAGGGCGGCCTGCGGGTCACCCCGCTCGGCGGCCTCGGCGAGATCGGCCGCAACATGACGGTCTTCGAGTACGGCGGCCGGCTGCTGATCGTCGACTGCGGAGTGCTCTTCCCCGAGGAGGAGCAGCCCGGCATCGACCTGATCCTGCCGGACTTCACGTCCCTGCGGAACCGTCTCGACGACATCGAGGGCATCGTCCTCACTCACGGCCACGAGGACCACATCGGTGGCGTGCCGTACCTGCTCCGTGAGAAGCCGGACATCCCGCTGATCGGCTCCAAGCTGACCCTCGCCCTGATCGAGGCCAAGCTCCAGGAGCACCGCATCCGCCCCTACACCCTGGAGGTGGCGGAGGGCACCAGCGAGCGGATCGGCCCCTTCGACTGCGAATTCGTGGCGGTCAACCACTCGATCCCGGACGCGCTCGCGGTCGCCATCCGTACCCCGGCCGGCATGGTCGTGCACACCGGCGACTTCAAGATGGACCAGCTGCCGCTGGACGGCCGCCTCACCGACCTGCGGGCCTTCGCCCGGCTCGGCGAGGAGGGCATCGACCTGCTGCTGTCGGACTCCACCAACGCCGAGGTCCCCGGCTTCGTCTCCCCCGAGCGGGAGATCTCCGGGGTGCTGCGCCAGGTCTTCGCACGGGCCGACAAGCGGATCATCGTGGCGAGCTTCGCCAGTCATGTGCACCGCATCCAGCAGATCGTGGACGCCGCCCAGGAACACGGCCGCAAGATCGCCTTCGTGGGCCGTTCCATGGTCCGCAACATGGGCATCGCGCGGGACCTGGGCTATCTGCGGGTCCCGCCGGGCCTGGTGGTGGATGTGCGGGCGCTGGACGATCTCCCGGACCGGGACGTCGTGCTGGTGTGCACCGGCTCCCAGGGCGAGCCCATGGCAGCCCTGTCCCGGATGGCCAACCGCGACCACCAGATCCGCATCGTCGAGGGCGACACGGTCATCCTGGCCTCCTCCCTGATCCCCGGGAACGAGAACGCGGTCTACCGGGTGATCAACGGACTGACCCGCTGGGGCGCCAACGTCGTCCACAAGGGCAACGCCAAGGTCCATGTGTCCGGGCACGCCTCGGCCGGCGAGCTGTTGTACTTCTACAACATCTGCAAGCCGCGGAACCTGATGCCGGTGCACGGCGAATGGCGCCATCTGCGCGCCAACGCCGAACTCGGCGCGCTCACCGGGGTACCGGCCGACCGGATCGTGATCGCCGAGGACGGCGTGGTCGTCGACCTGGTCAAGGGCAAGGCGAAGATCGTCGGCAAGGTCCAGGCCGGCTATGTGTACGTGGACGGCCTGTCGGTCGGCGGCGTCACCGAGTCCAGCCTGAAGGACCGGCGGATCCTGGGGGACGAGGGCTTCATCTCCGTGTTCGTGGTGGTCGACAGCAGCACGGGCAAGATCGTCAGCGGCCCGAGCATCCATGCGCGGGGCTCGGGCATCGACGACGCGGCCTTCGCCGAGGTCATCCCGAAGATCGACGAGGTGCTCGCCAAGTCCGCCCAGGACGGCGTGGTCGAGGCTCACCAGTTGCAGCAGCTGGTGCGCCGCACGGTGGGCAAGTGGGTCTCCGACGTGTACCGCCGGCGCCCGATGATCATGCCGGTCGTGGTCGAGGTCTGA
- a CDS encoding HAMP domain-containing protein, with translation MSEGAVARTGTRGRGGKSRGSGTVEVDAVALGRLLSALESMRDGNFRRRLTVAGEGPMAELAAVYNEVADRNLHLTGQLSRVRRVVGREGKLTERMESGVSDGAWAKAIDDANELVDDLARPMAEVGRVLSAVAVGDLDQRMELRAPGGNGSARPLRGEFLKVGRTVNALVDQLSEFTDEVTRVASQVGTEGKLGGQAHVPGVAGTWKDLTDSVNQMVLRLTAQVRDISTVTKAVADGDLSQKVTVHVEGEMQELKNTVNSMVDQLSSFQSEVTRVAREVGTEGQLGGQARVEGVAGVWKDLTDNVNTMATNLTAQVRDIARVTTAVANGDLSQTIRVSARGEVAQLARTVTEMNGTLRNFADEVTRAASEIGTEGRLDAQARVHGVAGTWKELTDTVNDAFRNLTAQVRDIAEVTTSVANGDLSKKVTVDVSGEMLELKTTVNTMVDQLSSFQSEVTRVAREIGHEGALGGQASVLGVAGEWRDLTDSVNTAFRNLTAQVRDISTVTKAVADGDLSQKVTVDVSGEMAELKNTVNTMVDQLSSFAEQVTRVATEVGIEGRLGGQARVDGVSGTWRQLTDSVNDMATNLTDQVRGIAQVTMAVAGGDLSRKITVDARGEILELKNSMNTMVDQLSMFAAQVTRVAREVGTEGRLGGQAMVAGVGGVWRDLTDSVNDMATNLTSQVRGISEVATAVARGDLSRKITVDAQGEILELKDTLNQMVDQLSSFADQVTRVAQEVGTEGRLGGQARVDGVSGTWKDLTRSVNSMANNLTDQVRGIAEVMKAVADGDLTKKITVDARGEILELVTTVNTMVDQLSSFADQVSGVAREVGTEGQLGGQARVRGVSGTWKDLTDNVNVMASNLTMQVRGISDVATAVANGDLSKKVTIEASGEVAQLADTVNKMVTTLSSFADEVTRVAREVGTEGQLGGQASVPGVSGTWRDLTESVNQMATNLTLQVRNIADVTTAIARGDLTKKIDINAQGEILELKSTINTMVDQLSMFADQVIRVAREVGTDGQLGGQAVVRDVAGSWKDLTDSVNEMAGNLTQQVRTIARVATAVTRGDHTVRIETDAEGEILALQESVNTMITNLRDTTKANDEQNWLKSNLARISALMQGRRDLKDVAGLIMSELAPAVSAQHGAFFLSMPADAESPVVAGPDDGDGFELRLIGSYGYAAGAHPTSFRPGDSLIGTAAAERRTIMFGPTPEGYLAISSGLGQAPPAQVIVLPVVFEDRVLGVLELATFGEFTVIERDFLNQMAEMIAGSVNTISVNTRTKMLLDQTQETADKLRVTRNELEEQQRALKNSNEELVLKADQLARTNRDIEVKNSEIEDARQVLEERAEQLALSMKYKSEFLANMSHELRTPLNSLLILAKLLADNAEGNLSRKQVEFAETIHGAGSDLLQLINDILDLSKVEAGKMDVSPARIALVQLVDYVEASFRPLTAEKNLELSVRVSPELPATLHTDEQRLLQVLRNLLSNAVKFTDTGSVELVIRAAGTEAPYEIREQMLANGSIENADAPLVAFSVSDTGIGIAASKMRVIFEAFKQADGTTSRKYGGTGLGLSISREIARLLGGEIHAASEPGRGSTFTLFLPLHPTELPPPGYRQLTEGAAPVLDSAQTREAIARKAAERRALEAARLPEPDAGASGAVRNGEGPVPEAGSVPAAPPALPRARESEDHAQNGSGNRTAASSAAERAAATMTRRFREPEVPSGGGEREAERGREAVRRRREFHDFRGRKVLIVDDDVRNVFALTSVLEQHGLSVLYAENGREGIEVLESNEDVVLVLMDIMMPEMDGYATTAAIRRMPQFAGLPIIALTAKAMQGDREKSIESGASDYVTKPVDTDHLVAVMEEWIERK, from the coding sequence GTGTCTGAGGGAGCAGTGGCGCGCACCGGAACACGTGGGCGCGGCGGGAAGTCTCGGGGAAGCGGCACGGTCGAAGTGGACGCCGTGGCGCTGGGCCGGCTGCTCTCTGCGCTGGAGTCGATGCGGGACGGGAACTTCCGGCGGCGGCTGACCGTGGCCGGCGAGGGGCCGATGGCCGAGCTCGCCGCCGTCTACAACGAGGTCGCGGACCGTAATCTGCATCTCACCGGGCAGTTGTCGCGGGTGCGCCGGGTCGTGGGCCGTGAGGGAAAACTCACGGAACGGATGGAGAGCGGGGTCAGCGACGGCGCCTGGGCCAAGGCGATCGACGACGCCAACGAGCTGGTGGACGATCTCGCGCGGCCGATGGCCGAGGTGGGGCGTGTGCTGTCGGCGGTCGCCGTCGGTGACCTGGACCAGCGCATGGAGCTGCGGGCCCCGGGCGGCAACGGCTCGGCGCGTCCGCTGCGCGGCGAGTTCCTGAAGGTGGGGCGCACCGTCAACGCCCTGGTGGATCAGCTGTCGGAGTTCACCGACGAGGTGACCCGGGTGGCCAGCCAGGTGGGCACCGAGGGCAAGCTGGGCGGTCAGGCGCATGTGCCGGGGGTCGCGGGCACCTGGAAGGACCTGACGGACTCGGTCAACCAGATGGTGCTGCGGCTGACCGCGCAGGTGCGGGACATCTCCACGGTGACCAAGGCGGTGGCGGACGGTGATCTGTCGCAGAAGGTCACCGTCCATGTGGAAGGGGAGATGCAGGAGCTGAAGAACACCGTGAACTCCATGGTGGATCAGCTCTCCTCCTTCCAGTCCGAGGTGACGCGGGTGGCCCGCGAGGTGGGCACCGAGGGCCAGCTCGGCGGCCAGGCGCGGGTGGAGGGCGTGGCCGGTGTCTGGAAGGACCTGACCGACAACGTCAACACGATGGCCACCAACCTCACGGCCCAGGTGCGGGACATCGCCCGGGTGACGACGGCGGTGGCCAACGGTGATCTGTCGCAGACGATCCGGGTCAGCGCGCGGGGCGAGGTGGCGCAGCTGGCGCGCACCGTCACGGAGATGAACGGCACGCTGCGCAACTTCGCGGACGAGGTGACGCGGGCGGCCTCGGAGATCGGTACGGAGGGCCGCCTCGACGCGCAGGCCCGGGTGCATGGGGTGGCCGGTACGTGGAAGGAGCTGACCGACACGGTCAACGACGCCTTCCGGAATCTGACGGCGCAGGTGCGTGACATCGCCGAGGTGACGACCTCGGTGGCCAACGGTGACCTGTCGAAGAAGGTGACCGTGGATGTCTCCGGCGAGATGCTGGAGCTGAAGACCACGGTGAACACGATGGTGGACCAGCTGTCGTCGTTCCAGTCCGAGGTGACCCGGGTGGCCCGGGAGATCGGCCACGAGGGCGCGCTGGGCGGCCAGGCGTCCGTGCTGGGTGTGGCCGGGGAGTGGCGGGACCTGACCGACTCGGTCAACACGGCGTTCCGCAACCTCACCGCGCAGGTGCGGGACATCTCCACGGTGACCAAGGCGGTGGCGGACGGTGATCTGTCGCAGAAGGTCACGGTCGATGTCTCGGGCGAGATGGCCGAGCTGAAGAACACCGTGAACACCATGGTGGACCAGCTGTCCTCGTTCGCCGAGCAGGTCACGCGGGTGGCCACCGAGGTGGGCATCGAGGGCCGGCTGGGCGGTCAGGCGCGGGTGGACGGCGTCTCGGGCACCTGGCGGCAGCTGACGGACTCCGTCAACGACATGGCGACGAATCTGACCGATCAGGTGCGGGGCATCGCGCAGGTCACGATGGCGGTGGCCGGGGGCGATCTGTCGCGGAAGATCACCGTGGACGCCCGCGGCGAGATCCTCGAGCTGAAGAACAGCATGAACACGATGGTGGATCAGCTGTCGATGTTCGCCGCCCAGGTGACCAGGGTGGCCCGTGAGGTGGGTACGGAGGGCCGCCTGGGCGGTCAGGCGATGGTCGCCGGGGTCGGCGGCGTGTGGCGGGATCTGACCGACTCGGTCAATGACATGGCCACCAACCTGACCAGCCAGGTGCGGGGCATCTCGGAGGTCGCCACGGCGGTGGCCCGGGGCGATCTGTCGCGGAAGATCACCGTCGACGCGCAGGGCGAGATCCTTGAGCTCAAGGACACCCTGAACCAGATGGTGGACCAGCTCTCGTCCTTCGCCGACCAGGTGACACGCGTCGCCCAGGAAGTGGGTACGGAGGGCCGTCTGGGCGGGCAGGCCCGGGTGGACGGGGTCTCCGGCACCTGGAAGGACCTCACCCGGTCCGTCAACAGCATGGCCAACAACCTGACCGATCAGGTGCGGGGCATCGCCGAGGTGATGAAGGCGGTCGCGGACGGCGATCTGACCAAGAAGATCACGGTGGACGCCCGGGGCGAGATCCTGGAGCTGGTCACCACGGTCAACACGATGGTCGACCAGCTGTCCTCCTTCGCCGACCAGGTGAGCGGCGTGGCCCGCGAGGTGGGTACGGAGGGGCAGCTCGGCGGTCAGGCGCGGGTGCGCGGAGTGTCGGGCACCTGGAAGGACCTCACCGACAACGTCAACGTGATGGCCAGCAACCTGACCATGCAGGTGCGCGGCATCTCCGACGTGGCCACGGCGGTGGCCAACGGTGATCTGTCGAAGAAGGTGACGATCGAGGCCAGCGGCGAGGTGGCGCAGCTCGCCGACACCGTCAACAAGATGGTGACGACGCTGTCGTCGTTCGCCGACGAGGTCACGCGCGTGGCGCGCGAGGTGGGCACCGAGGGGCAGCTGGGCGGCCAGGCCAGCGTGCCGGGGGTGTCGGGGACCTGGCGGGACCTGACCGAGTCGGTGAACCAGATGGCCACCAATCTGACGCTCCAGGTGCGCAACATCGCGGATGTGACCACCGCGATCGCGCGCGGCGATCTGACGAAGAAGATCGACATCAATGCCCAGGGCGAGATCCTGGAGCTGAAGAGCACGATCAACACGATGGTCGATCAGCTGTCGATGTTCGCGGATCAGGTGATCCGGGTGGCCCGTGAGGTGGGCACGGACGGACAGCTGGGCGGTCAGGCGGTGGTGCGTGATGTGGCCGGGTCCTGGAAGGACCTGACGGACTCCGTCAACGAGATGGCGGGGAACCTGACCCAGCAGGTGCGCACGATCGCCCGGGTGGCGACGGCGGTGACCCGCGGGGATCACACGGTGCGGATCGAGACCGACGCGGAGGGCGAGATCCTCGCGCTCCAGGAGAGCGTCAACACGATGATCACCAACCTGCGGGACACCACCAAGGCGAACGACGAGCAGAACTGGCTCAAGAGCAATCTGGCCAGGATCTCGGCGCTGATGCAGGGCCGTCGCGATCTGAAGGACGTGGCGGGGCTGATCATGAGCGAGCTGGCGCCGGCGGTCTCCGCGCAGCACGGCGCGTTCTTCCTGTCGATGCCCGCCGACGCGGAGTCGCCGGTGGTGGCGGGGCCCGATGACGGGGACGGGTTCGAGCTGCGGCTGATCGGCTCGTACGGCTACGCGGCGGGGGCGCATCCGACCTCGTTCCGGCCGGGTGACTCGCTCATCGGCACGGCCGCGGCCGAGCGCCGGACGATCATGTTCGGGCCGACGCCCGAGGGCTATCTGGCGATCTCCTCCGGTCTGGGGCAGGCCCCGCCGGCGCAGGTGATCGTGCTGCCGGTGGTGTTCGAGGACCGGGTGCTCGGTGTGCTGGAGCTGGCGACGTTCGGTGAGTTCACCGTCATCGAACGGGACTTCCTCAACCAGATGGCGGAGATGATCGCCGGCAGCGTCAACACGATCAGCGTCAACACGCGGACCAAGATGCTGCTGGACCAGACGCAGGAGACCGCGGACAAGCTGCGGGTGACCCGCAACGAGCTGGAGGAGCAGCAGCGGGCCCTCAAGAACTCCAACGAGGAGCTCGTCCTCAAGGCGGATCAGCTGGCGCGCACCAACCGCGACATCGAGGTGAAGAACTCGGAGATCGAGGACGCCCGGCAGGTCCTGGAGGAGCGGGCCGAGCAGCTGGCGCTGTCGATGAAGTACAAGTCGGAGTTCCTGGCGAACATGTCGCACGAGCTGCGCACGCCGCTGAACTCGCTGCTCATCCTGGCGAAGCTGCTGGCGGACAACGCCGAGGGCAATCTCTCGCGCAAGCAGGTGGAGTTCGCCGAGACGATCCACGGGGCGGGTTCGGACCTGCTGCAGCTGATCAACGACATCCTGGACCTGTCGAAGGTCGAGGCGGGCAAGATGGACGTCTCGCCTGCCAGGATCGCGCTGGTGCAGCTGGTGGACTACGTGGAGGCGTCCTTCCGGCCGCTGACGGCGGAGAAGAACCTGGAGCTGTCGGTGCGGGTCTCGCCCGAGCTGCCGGCCACACTGCACACCGATGAGCAGCGGCTGCTGCAGGTGCTGCGGAACCTGCTGTCGAACGCGGTGAAGTTCACCGACACGGGTTCGGTGGAGCTGGTGATCCGGGCGGCCGGCACCGAGGCGCCGTACGAGATCCGGGAGCAGATGCTGGCGAACGGGTCGATCGAGAACGCGGACGCGCCGCTGGTGGCGTTCTCGGTCTCGGACACCGGGATCGGGATCGCGGCGAGCAAGATGCGGGTGATCTTCGAGGCGTTCAAACAGGCGGACGGCACGACCAGCCGCAAGTACGGGGGTACGGGTCTGGGTCTGTCGATCAGCCGGGAGATCGCGCGGCTGCTGGGCGGTGAGATCCACGCGGCGAGCGAGCCGGGGCGCGGATCGACGTTCACGCTGTTCCTGCCGCTGCACCCCACCGAGCTGCCGCCGCCCGGATACCGGCAGCTGACGGAGGGCGCCGCCCCGGTGCTGGACAGCGCGCAGACCCGCGAGGCGATCGCGCGCAAGGCGGCCGAGCGCCGGGCCCTGGAGGCGGCGCGCCTGCCCGAGCCGGACGCCGGGGCGTCCGGTGCCGTACGGAACGGGGAGGGCCCCGTTCCGGAGGCCGGCTCCGTGCCCGCCGCGCCGCCGGCGCTGCCGCGGGCGCGGGAGAGCGAGGACCACGCGCAGAACGGGTCCGGGAACCGTACGGCGGCGTCCTCCGCGGCCGAGCGGGCCGCGGCCACCATGACACGGCGCTTCCGGGAGCCGGAGGTGCCGTCCGGCGGTGGGGAGCGCGAGGCTGAGCGGGGCCGTGAGGCGGTGCGCAGGCGGCGGGAGTTCCACGACTTCCGGGGCCGCAAGGTGCTGATCGTCGACGACGACGTGCGCAATGTGTTCGCGCTGACCAGCGTGCTGGAGCAGCACGGACTCTCAGTGCTCTACGCGGAGAACGGGCGGGAGGGCATCGAGGTCCTGGAGTCCAACGAGGACGTGGTGCTCGTGCTGATGGACATCATGATGCCGGAGATGGACGGGTACGCGACGACGGCGGCGATCCGCCGGATGCCGCAGTTCGCCGGGCTGCCGATCATCGCGCTCACCGCGAAGGCGATGCAGGGCGACCGCGAGAAGAGCATCGAGTCGGGCGCCTCGGACTATGTGACCAAGCCGGTGGACACCGATCATCTGGTGGCCGTGATGGAGGAGTGGATCGAGAGGAAGTGA